The following is a genomic window from Sebastes fasciatus isolate fSebFas1 chromosome 15, fSebFas1.pri, whole genome shotgun sequence.
ACACGCTGCAGATTTTGCACACTGCGTTGTGTTCATCAAATGTCACCGCAGCAGCAGAAAGTGTGAAAAGCGTTCAGTGGCTCAAGGCCAAACTGAATTTCAGAAATAcatgaatcattttttttttgtcacagaaTTTCTTCATGTTCcagttttatcttttaataaccAGGTTAGGAATGTGAGGGCCaactatttctgttttaattcatattaataagCGTAGCCCGAGAGCTCTTTTTAACACGGTGGACCGTCTTTTAAATCCTTTAATCAGTCATCTGGTGAGGGATGTCTTCAATTTTAACCCTTTTTATGATAAAAATCAGTGAGATACAATCAAATTGTGGCTCCCTACTGATTCTTTTATTGAAGCCCGCTGCCCCAACTGTGCTGTTTTATCAAGTTTTATGCTCTTTAAATGAGCTCATGGTCACTGTGGTGAACCTCCGGCCATGTAGGTATAATGCCTCCTAAATTTCTCTATGAAGTAATGGATGTGACTGCCCCTTGGTTGCTCTCAGTAATTAACAGTTCTTTATCCTCTGGCTGTATCCCAGAATATTTGAAGACTGCCTGTGTGCGACCACTCATTAAAAGATCCGGCCTAGATCCATCCGAATGCAGCAATTACTGTACAGACCAATTTcaaaattacctttttttttttattgtaaaactCCTCGAGAACACTCGAAACCGATATGAAAAtatcttcacatttgtgcttaggcaagcccagagaacacttccaccaaaggaaattaaatattcaaacatgaatgtgtattttattgttgtgttttatgcatttgttgtaaagcactttgtaacactgatttgataagtgctatacaaataaactttatCATTATAAGGATTTAAATAAACCTGTTTATTGaatgaaattaaacaaaatagaaTAGACAGCACATGTAATAGACATATACAATTATCCTAATACACAAGTGGACAGGAATGGCAAAGAAACATTCAGATAAGAACAGCATACATAGACAAATCATAAATTATTAGAaattagaaatgtatttttgcaaaGACAAGAGCAAAATCACGGTTTATAGTATATTTTTAAGATCACAGTAGCATATTTGTCAGTGCTAAATATACTTTCAGTGCATAAACCTCTGTACATttgataaaaatataaattattacaCACATTTCCTTTGAATGAAAGCAGGCTAATGTTTTAAACCTGTAGTAATTCAGTCGAGCTGTTAAAATAGAGATATAGAGACCGAGctgttgtgtatttttgtttatgactACGACCAGCTGTACACAATGTGGCTGTTTTATGAAAGCAACCCCACCGTGTGAGTTTTTGAAATTCAGTGTGCTTTaaattcattttcttttcactCAATTTGCCTGCCAGTATTAGTAGTCATTTCTGGAAAACACCAACAGATCAAATTCTTGTGCGTATTCAAGCGAAGCAACAATTCAAGCGTAGTTGTCTCGAGGAATAACATTATTTACAACAGCACCTGCTAAATCTGCCGCCATCGTGGTGGAGGTGTGAAGGCGCTGCACTCTGTGTGACATTGTCAGGATGCTTGACCCTGTACCTCTgtcctttccttttcctctcctccggGACAGGAAGTGGCGGCACAGGCAGGACAGGAACTTGTCGTGCAATGACGCGTAAATAAAAGGGTTGTAGCAGGCGGAGCTCATGGCGAGCAGGTGAGTGGACACCTGGATGATGTTCACGTAATTCTTCCCTAAGATGGAGAAGTCTGTGTCCAGGTCACGGATCAGATTCACCACCTGTGAAGTTAAACAAAGTTTAGCATTCAGCATTCATCCAAGGAAAAAGTTATTTGGTAATTAATTCAATAATTAATTTCTTTAGGAATTTAGTTtgtaaagggactatttgtaactttcagaaatgcttgttaacagcgacacctgtattcatgaaatcaacgaaagtcagcgtcgggcttgcgcttgctcgctctaaatatacctgaacgagcatcactcaaaacagtgaggcgacacacgtcagctaaaaccacaatatcactctatatttcacctgcttggcagtaatgttagctgaccagaccaaggtctctccatgaacatgatttagatctgatcctagtgttggcttttcctgcctcagcgcaggctgatgcagcggggctctgcagcgtgtctccctgctctctccgcccgcagccggagagagcagggagacaccggcacccggtcggtaacgagactacaacgtgtctctctgcagagctccgtcacttcacaagacacggaaaacctctgttggtctggaggagctgcagcagttatttctgcacaaacgtccactgtacattcactagatattctcagagctactaactttTCTGCAGTCTGGAGTGAGCACGCGTTCACAtatagaggtggagcgagctgagcgagaacgcgcgctctgtctgagtgaaggcaagcaggcagaggaggagaggcagaggcCACACGCGAACaagcatatgcgagcgcgcatgtgtcccgacccgctacatttatacgcttaaaaagttacaaacagtccctttaaaggaatagttcaacattttgggaaatacactttgaATAATGTATCACTTTgctaatttgacatttttggtgcAGTTCAAAGATTCCTAGTCATTGAATATTTAGTTTGCTTGCTTTTTGTAAGCTAATAGATGGCATCATCAGTAAGTGAAGGCGTCACGGCTCGGACCACCGCGTTGTTCAGCGCTGATTCTGACTGTCTTTGGTCTTTGGTTCAGTAAAATGTTCTGTCTGTTGCTGGTTCAAGCTGGCTATTTCAGTCTGAAGGTTATTTGCTTTGTTGCAGagagtaaaatgaaaatattgacAGTGAATATACAGTAAAGCTGCAGTCCGcagcagttagcttagcatagcacAAAGACTAGAAATGGGAAACAGTTAACGTGTTGtatctcgtttgtttaatctggACAAAAATCAAAGTGTCAAAGAAAAATGACACTTTTTACATGGTGCAGAGTTGGTTGCCCAGCAACCTCATTTGACTACAAGACACGTTGAAGACTGCAGAAGTAGTCTGGCACATAATCCCTATCAAGGCCACAATTTGTAGTTTTTTTACAAAGTAAACAAGAgagtaaacaaacaagatataacgtgttGGTTGGTGAACTTTAGAGGTTCTAGTGGGCGGATGTTGTTACcgtttccccttgtttccagtctctACGCTAAGGTaggctaaccagctgctggctccagtgtcaatcttctcatctaacttgcAGCAACAAAGCAATTacaaatatttctcaaaatgtccaactattgTCCAACTAAGAACCTTTAGGGCGCCTTCACAAGCCAATATTTAATCCAAtttaatcgaactctggtgcggttcgtttgggcggttgtgaacgcagtaatcgtactatGGTGCAGACCAAAACAATCGGTCCGAGACCCCTTGCAAGAGAACATCCAGATTATGATAAATAAAGTTCACAGAAACAGTGAtatttataaagtcataaactggaggagaagggattcatgcGTACAGTAGATCACTGCCGAGGCAAAGTCAAAACACTtcgacagcaatatatcaaagtctgcgATTTCCTGCATCAaagtggcagctctcaagatgaaaaagataaatttgctccgTACACACCCCTcagaaacttgttttttttatttggtccgctttgatttgtgcactgtgaaaccgaaccaggcTAAATagccaaaagtatcaatttaactctgattcggactagccaaacggactgtggcttgtgaaagtgtccttaaaggggacatgtcatgctcatttccaggttcatacttgtattttgggtttctaatagaaaatgttttacgtgctttaatgttcaaaaacacattatttttctcatactctctgtctgaatatacctgtattccccctctgtctgaaacactccattTTAACCCCGTCCCGAatagcccagtctgctctgattggcttgcgaatcacatgttttctgatctagacagcccacaaaagctgactgggttgtcttattccacagtttgtgggttggtaggcccTCCAGATACCCAAACGGATGTGTACAAGctctgaaaaagtgagttttttaatgatatatcccctttaagaattcatttattcatgttttcatgtatcCATCAAATCATCAGTTACTTTCCTATTCATCCATACCTGTAAGGGAAGCCACGAGAAGGCGAAACAGAGGACGGACACCAGCAGCAGGAAGAAGGTCTTCCTCCTCCGTCTGCTCCATGCAGCCCTTGCTGATCTCAACTCTTGACACGCCGTCAAACCTGACGTGGTCCTCTGCTTCAGCCGATATGATATAGCACAGTAGGAAATAGAGACAGCAGCCAGTGGGACAAAGTAGGAGAAGAAGAGAATGAAACAAGAGTAGATGAGGCGGCCTCGCTCCTGGCCATCCCAGAACTCCTCACACACGGCCATCTGCAGCCCCGCGGCCCGCAGGTCCAGGTGGACGATGTGCAGTGCTGTAGGTGTGGATAAAGCCAGAGAGGACAGCCAGATCAGGACCACCAGCCCCCAGCAGAACTGGCACCCCGCTCTTTTGCGGATGGGATAAGCCACGACCACGTAACGATCCACTGCGATGGCCATGAGGGACAGGACTGATGCGTAGACCGCCGCAGACTGCATGATAGTCACAAAATGACACATGTGGGGACCAAACACCCATCCACGCTGGTCAAAAGCGTAGGACGCGGTCAAAGGGACGCAGAAGATGCACATGAGCAGGTCGACCAGCGCCAGGTTGCTGATGAGGAAGTTTGTGGTGTTGTGTCTTTTCTTGTTGTGCCAGATGagaaagagcaggaggaggttgCCGGAGCAGGCGACCAGCACCACGGCGGAGTAGAGAGGGATAAAGACAGGCTTCAGGTCGGACAGGAGGTCCAAGCCGGAAAAGGCAGGGGCCAAGAGCGGGGAGGTGTAGAAGAGGGGCTGAGAGGAGTTGCAGCAGAAGGAGGATGAAGAGTCAGGCATGGATGGAGATGAAGAAGAGTCTGGAGCAGAAGAGTTCACCGTGGATCGGTTCTCCCAATCCATAGCTGCAGGAGCctgaataaataacaaaacCATTTATGACCTGCTGCATAATCTGCATATATGATACCTCATTTTACATCATAATTGATTACAAatattttcacaatttattaaACAGTATTTTAATTGAACCCAAAGTGATATTAACATTATAAAATATGGAGATTAAAGAGAttagtgaagagagagagacaaattaGTGTCCATCTTCAAAATTCTCAATCAATCTCATTAAAAAGCTGCAGGGCTTGTAAGTCCCCCTCAACTATAATACTTCTGTTTACTTTCATCTGCCTCATCTTCACATCTTATCTCCACTCTGCTCTTCTCAcatttctatctctctctgcctctccaaaTATTTTCCATCTCATACTTTGGAAAATACTTTCATAACCAATCATCCGTCCAAACCCTGTGAACATCTTTTTTGGCTCGTCTTTCCCTCTTAGCTCTGTCCAAATACCGCAGAAATACCATCTTCAGAGTCAAACTGGCTGTCAGAAATTGTCTTTTTGAACATCTGCTGAAACATCTGTACACGTAGTCTACACTGATATCAATCAGTTATATCAGAGATACTCACCTGCCACTATACACTCAGATTTCCATGGTTAAACTTGACATGAATGCTGATTTATTCTACTTTTTGCACCGAGAAATCTGTTTTCGACAGCAATTAAGAGAATGAAAGCACTTGAATggtttttttattcaaatttgcAAGACAAGAAAACAACATCCGTCTTCAAAATTAATATGTTTTGGGCCGAatggcatcttttttttttttacatttttggcatcatcgccTCTAGAGCATCCTCATTTTGACagttttattcataaaaaaggAACAAATCACACTGTATCTGCACAAATAATCAGTATATACAAAACAATTCCTGTCAGATTAGCCAAATAAATAGTTCTAAaagaaatacatgaaaaacCTTCCCTAGAATAAGTGCTTATTAATGACCTACTTAGGCTGAGACCGCCTGACCACACCACTTGtcataatgtaaatgtatttctCTTATTAAATTAGCTACATTTTCCAAGAAAGATTGGTTTAATCATGTTTCAATACAGATGACACAGAAACGGGTCCTCTTCTCATGCTGAATCAGCTCATTCCCTCATTGACCTGATTAGAGATACACTGATTTGCACATAATTTGCatacatctgttttttttttttaaataaatcttaTGCATCCCTTGATACACCAAATACATCTCAATCTTATTACTAAACCATTTGATGCAAATTTGTTATCAGAGTgcatgcattttaaaaaaaaaaaagtaggaattaaaagaaacaaataCCTCTGAGATGTCAGTCAGACATCTTTTTAATGACTTGGACGGtccagagtgtgtttgtgtcctcgGTCCGCAGGGAGTCCCACAGTTGTGCAGCTTCACCTCCTCACTGCAGCCGGCTCGCTTCAGaataaactctctctctctctctcacagccacgttcatgtgagtgagtcACCTCCAGTAAGATGGCTGTCTGTCATCAACCCCAGTGAACAATCATTATAATCTCCTTTGATTCTCCTCTTGGGATCTATAGTGCCACTCTGGTAATAAATTGTGAATTTATAATGACCTTGCCTTGTTTTATGGTATTTCCATGCTGTGGAATCGCTATCATTTTCCTGTTGGGACTTGTAATGTGTCTTTGGTTTTATATATCAATTTATAGTGATCCTGACAcatttaatgattttatttctcCTATATTGTCACTCATGTTATCCTAAATTTGCAACTAGGTGGAAGAGCTGACTTTGACTACTTTCATAGCTCTGAATCGTATTTGTGATGTTAAACTTCCAGTTGTGAGGCTTTTCCCAGTGAGGCCACTCTCCAGGCAAACACACCCAGAAACCAACATTAGGGAGCAGAAATGAAATTGAACAATTAAGGGACAGACCACGATCTTACCCCAGCAGTACACATcttaaatattcataaaaactaaattaaaaattGTGAGTCTCGGTGTCAGAGCTGCCAAAAAAAAGGAACCCGTGTGACTCATCAAGTATCTGCAAAGGCTAATGCAGGACTAAATTCATTAGCATAGGATACTTGAAGGGAACAGAGGGCTGATTGTGAAGATAATGAACATGTCCATGAATCGGAGGACGTAGGAAAtattagttttattattatttttaggcaAATTTGGAATCTCAAGAACAAATTCAAGTTTGTAACAAATAATGGTCATCGTCAATGCAGCAAAGGGTAGCACTAATTATTATGCTAATACTAATTATGATGACCTTTTCCGCTCAAAaggacttaaaggtgcagtaatCATCTATGAGTTGGATGCTtcttaaaggcacagtgtgtaggatttggtggcatctagtggtgtggttgcaggttgcaaccaactgagtacccctccgctcctCCGCTCCTTTCAAAACTGAGGTAATGggagtgcaaaaccgtagtaACGCCGTtcccctcgctcagaggccatctttaccataataacactactttaggagcaacagaagtcggACAGCGGCTGGCCGTACCGTGGTTTTACACTCTGagtctcacgttaccgcagtttaacaagcgtgtcagagaataCGGAGGCCTTCAGgaaacgtaaaaacatgaaaggctctctctagagccagagtttgatttgtccgttccCTGACAATTagaatttttcaacattttattaattacattAATCACATTACACTTCAATGCTGGGGCCTGCTGCTGGTCCTGCCTTCCTTTGCACCGTGCCACTGGAGTGTGGCCCTGTGCACCGTGGAGCAGACACCATCCTCATGTGTGCCCGTCCTTTTCACATGCATAAGTAGGTCATCATGCGTCCACTTGcctgtctgttgttgttttttcattggATGCTGAGCGAGGGCAGTACTTCCTGATCTCCTTTAAGTTCCACAAGCCCCAATGTTCAGAGCAAAGATGTATCTGAAAAGTCTTGGGCTTGTGTAGAAGTTGTCAACAAATCCATGCTGTCCAGTTCCCAGATATCCAGGCTTTACTAGGGACATTATTGAGTCAATAATTGAGGCAATCCAACTCTGACTCTCTGGTGTAAACGgtttcaactgtttattcaCTGCTACTGTCGGCCAACACAAAAAGCTTGAAGCCCCATTTGAGCCGTGTTTCCACCAAGATgttcctggtaattttagtcCCGGTGTTGCAGCTaaatctgtgaccgcagaggAGCCAGCAACATGAGGACAccatttctgattttttttttgtgtatatatctttaaagtaaaaatattaaaatacatttatgttttttaacaatttagttttgtgtgttttctgtcacataTGTGCCTCATTTATTATAGCCTACAGGTGCAGTGGGCTCACATTTTCTGAAGACAGCCctcagaaatggtgacctcatgtgttgctggctctctgcggtcacagattaCTGTGGTCACAGATTTCGCTGCAACACtgggactacttttcaaggaactaaaaagTTATTTCAGCCCATTGTTGACTGCGTTCCCATAGCGGTCTAAAGACCTACAAAGATTAGTCCGCTGACGTgtgaaaaagcaaaatgatattggacgagggctgctggtggttgcagaaaatgtccccggaacttaatttagaccctgcggctgtggctcagagggtagagcaggttgtccaccgatcggaaggtcggtggttcgaaccctggctgctccgggtcacatatCGATGTGTTCTTGAGCAAGCACTTAACCTAGTTAATTAATatagtgtgtgaatgagtatttagatcctgATCGACAAAGTTGGCACCTTTGTAGcctctgcctctgtgtgtgaatgggtgaatactgacatgtagtgtaaagcgctctgagcggtcggaagactagaaaagtgctatataaatgcaagtccatttaccatttaccctGCAGTCGAattgagttcctcaaaaggttcttagtttcaggggaaagttcctgcggtggaaacagaGCTTAAGTTGGTTTTCCTTTCATGTACTGCCTGTATCTAGTCTGGGTGACAATGGGTCTTACAGCTATCTTTGATACCAGTCACCTGACTCTCACATCCAGCCACTCCCCGCCCTGCAGTAACCTCTTTCAGCCATCACCTGATATTCCCCGCACACCTGTTTCCACTTTCCCTCATCAGCCCTGCAGATATTGAACTAGCTCTTTTCCCCAGTCAGTTGCCAGATTATCAGTGTAGCTTTGTGTCATTGCTTTTATCCTATTACCAGAGCCAGAACTCCATCTATACCTGCCTGATCTTCCCATGCCAGTAAGGGTATGTATGTTCACCTTTGCAATAAACCCCTGAAAAGTTGCTGTCGGCCTGCATTCAGGTCCTTCCCTCGTTGGGGGTTGATGGTTgccagagctgctgctgtgtaCAGACGGGGAGGAGGAAGCtgctgcagaaataaatgatagGAACATAAATTAACAATTTCATCTATGCATCTCACACCGTTGATAATGGATCGCGGTTTTGCTGTCATTCAAAGATCCAACCTCTTTTCATTTAATTGCAAAATCTTTGAATATAAATTAATAGATATAGAGATGAAATGTGAATTATTGTGttgatatattataattattcttTCCAGGGATGACATTTAGGGTTGAATTGTTGCTGAAGCTCTTTTTCTCCGGGGACACCCCAGGTGGCTTTCTTTATTAACACTTTCCACACAtggaaattacatttgaatCGAGGATGGGTGCtaatacaattttaatttcCTGCCATTCGCTGCTTCACAATATCGTCTGTCATCCCGATCTAACCTATTACCACAAAGCACGGCTCTGTGAGATCTCGGGAGACGGCAAGTCACGGATTTTACTCACTGAAATCGTAATAAGCATCCTCCAGAATAAGAGAAATAGAAGCCACTTTATTATGTCAAGATGAGTCGCTGAATTTATTCTGCACTTGAAAGAGAAATGAGAACAAACACACGTTTTACTTGCGTGCTTTCAGTCGGTTTCACACTCTCAGTCCTCTGGGTCCTGGAAGATAAAGAGCAGGATAATCAAGGGGTTCCCAAatgttttcatgtcaaggacctcaACTGAAATTGATTCACATTAGAGAATGACGCCATGGTTGCT
Proteins encoded in this region:
- the prlh2r gene encoding prolactin releasing hormone 2 receptor, yielding MDWENRSTVNSSAPDSSSSPSMPDSSSSFCCNSSQPLFYTSPLLAPAFSGLDLLSDLKPVFIPLYSAVVLVACSGNLLLLFLIWHNKKRHNTTNFLISNLALVDLLMCIFCVPLTASYAFDQRGWVFGPHMCHFVTIMQSAAVYASVLSLMAIAVDRYVVVAYPIRKRAGCQFCWGLVVLIWLSSLALSTPTALHIVHLDLRAAGLQMAVCEEFWDGQERGRLIYSCFILFFSYFVPLAAVSISYCAISYRLKQRTTSGLTACQELRSARAAWSRRRRKTFFLLLVSVLCFAFSWLPLQVVNLIRDLDTDFSILGKNYVNIIQVSTHLLAMSSACYNPFIYASLHDKFLSCLCRHFLSRRRGKGKDRGTGSSILTMSHRVQRLHTSTTMAADLAGAVVNNVIPRDNYA